One Molothrus ater isolate BHLD 08-10-18 breed brown headed cowbird chromosome 13, BPBGC_Mater_1.1, whole genome shotgun sequence DNA window includes the following coding sequences:
- the HYKK gene encoding hydroxylysine kinase produces MSSGNDCQPQTLTKPTFDEREAAELVDRVFGLKVSWIRSLPSYDDQNFHVRVSAEGADEYVLKITNSEDSQEPDLIEVQTQAMMFLSAEGFPSATPYLTKDGNIMSLESGGTGLGSKKFMVRLLTYLPGTPVAKITTNAQILYEIGRLAASVDKVLSEKFQHPSVKSLHRGQFIWNLANVPLLDQYIYALGQNKYRAVVEQVIEQFKGKVIPKLSSFRACINHGDLNDHNILVDSCSASLENPQYRVSGILDFSDMSYGYYVFEVAIAIMYMMIESPDPLSVGGHVLAGFESILPLTAEERGALFLLVSGRFAQSLVIAAHTALLYPENKEYLTITAKTGWKHLMTMFEVGQEAVEKKWFETAQVYTHHAPAP; encoded by the exons ATGTCTTCTGGAAATGACTGTCAACCCCAGACCTTGACCAAACCCACTTTTGATGAGAGAGAGGCAGCTGAATTGGTTGACAGGGTGTTTGGATTGAAGGTATCTTGGATCAGGTCACTCCCCAGCTATGATGATCAGAACTTCCATGTGCGTGTCTCAGCTGAAGGTGCTGATGAGTATGTCCTCAAAATCACCAATTCAGAAGACAGCCAGGAGCCTGACCTCATTGAAGTGCAGACCCAGGCCATGATGTTTCTCAGTGCTGAAGGCTTCCCTTCAGCTACTCCTTATCTGACAAAAGATGGTAACATAATGTCTCTGGAATCGGGAG GTACTGGACTTGGGAGCAAGAAGTTCATGGTCAGACTGCTGACTTACCTGCCAGGTACACCAGTAGCAAAAATCACTACCAATGCTCAGATTCTGTATGAGATTGGGAGGCTTGCTGCCAGCGTGGATAAAGTGCTCTCAGAG aaattccAGCATCCATCAGTAAAAAGTCTGCATCGAGGTCAGTTCATTTGGAATCTGGCAAATGTTCCTCTTCTAGATCAGTACATTTATGCCTTGGGCCAGAACAAATACCGTGCAGTGGTGGAGCAAGTTATTGAGCAGTTCAAAGGCAAAGTAATACCCAAGCTAAGCAGTTTCCGAGCCT GTATCAATCATGGAGACCTTAATGACCACAACATTCTAGTAGACTCCTGTTCTGCTTCCCTGGAGAATCCCCAGTACAGAGTGTCTGGCATCCTGGACTTCAGCGACATGAGTTATGGATATTACGTGTTTGAGGTTGCGATAGCCATCATGTACATGATGATTGAGAGCCCAGACCCTCTGAGTGTTGGGGGACATGTTCTCGCAGGGTTTGAGAGCATCCTGCCGCTCACTGCTGAGGAGAGAGGTGCCCTCTTTCTCCTGGTGAGTGGGAGGTTTGCACAGTCCCTCGTCATCGCTGCCCACACAGCTCTTCTGTACCCAGAGAACAAGGAGTACCTCACAATCACGGCAAAAACTGGCTGGAAACACTTAATGACAATGTTCGAGGTGGGCCAGGAAGCTGTGGAGAAGAAGTGGTTTGAGACTGCCCAGGTGTACACGCACCACGCACCTGCCCCGTAG
- the PSMA4 gene encoding proteasome subunit alpha type-4 isoform X2: MSRRYDSRTTIFSPEGRLYQVEYAMEAIGHAGTCLGILANDGVLLAAERRNIHKLLDEVFFSEKIYKLNEDMACSVAGITSDANVLTNELRLIAQRYLLQYQEPIPCEQLVTALCDIKQAYTQFGGKRPFGVSLLYIGWDKHYGFQLYQSDPSGNYGGWKATCIGNNSAAAVSMLKQDYKEGEMTLKTALALAIKVLNKTMDVSKLSAEKVEIATLTRENGKTVIRVLKQKEVEQLIKQHEEEEAKAEREKKEKEQKEKDK, translated from the exons ATG TCTCGAAGATATGACTCCAGAACTACCATATTTTCTCCGGAAG GTCGCCTGTACCAGGTTGAGTATGCCATGGAGGCCATTGGCCACGCAGGCACTTGCCTGGGAATTCTAGCAAACGATGgagtcctgctggcagcagagcgGCGCAACATTCACAAGCTTCTCGATGAAGTGtttttctcagagaaaataTACAAACTTAATGA ggatATGGCCTGCAGCGTTGCAGGAATAACTTCAGATGCCAATGTTCTAACAAATGAGCTGAGGCTGATTGCACAGAG GTATTTGTTACAGTATCAAGAGCCCATTCCTTGTGAACAACTAGTAACAGCTCTGTGTGATATCAAGCAGGCTTATACACAGTTTGGAG GAAAACGTCCTTTTGGTGTTTCATTGCTCTATATTGGCTGGGATAAGCATTACGGATTTCAGCTGTACCAAAGTGATCCTAGTGGAAATTATGGAGGGTGGAAAGCCACATGCATTGGGAATAATAGTGCT GCAGCTGTGTCAATGCTGAAGCAAGACTACAAAGAAGGGGAAATGACCTTAAAGACTGCCCTGGCATTGGCCATTAAGGTTCTAAACAAGACCATGGATGTCAGCAAGCTCTCTGCTGAGAAAG TTGAAATTGCAACACTGACAAGAGAGAACGGAAAGACAGTAATAAGGGTTCTGAAGCAAAAGGAGGTGGAACAATTGATAAAACAacatgaggaggaggaagcaaaaGCTGAACgtgaaaagaaggagaaagaacaaaaagagaagGATAAATAG
- the PSMA4 gene encoding proteasome subunit alpha type-4 isoform X1, with protein MSTCQILVTFSHLGWSCSVSFFDDRSCNPSSGRLYQVEYAMEAIGHAGTCLGILANDGVLLAAERRNIHKLLDEVFFSEKIYKLNEDMACSVAGITSDANVLTNELRLIAQRYLLQYQEPIPCEQLVTALCDIKQAYTQFGGKRPFGVSLLYIGWDKHYGFQLYQSDPSGNYGGWKATCIGNNSAAAVSMLKQDYKEGEMTLKTALALAIKVLNKTMDVSKLSAEKVEIATLTRENGKTVIRVLKQKEVEQLIKQHEEEEAKAEREKKEKEQKEKDK; from the exons ATGAGCACTTGTCAAATTCTTGTAACTTTCAGTCACCTTGGTTGGTCTTGTTCAGTGTCATTTTTTGATGACAGGAGTTGCAATCCTTCCTCAGGTCGCCTGTACCAGGTTGAGTATGCCATGGAGGCCATTGGCCACGCAGGCACTTGCCTGGGAATTCTAGCAAACGATGgagtcctgctggcagcagagcgGCGCAACATTCACAAGCTTCTCGATGAAGTGtttttctcagagaaaataTACAAACTTAATGA ggatATGGCCTGCAGCGTTGCAGGAATAACTTCAGATGCCAATGTTCTAACAAATGAGCTGAGGCTGATTGCACAGAG GTATTTGTTACAGTATCAAGAGCCCATTCCTTGTGAACAACTAGTAACAGCTCTGTGTGATATCAAGCAGGCTTATACACAGTTTGGAG GAAAACGTCCTTTTGGTGTTTCATTGCTCTATATTGGCTGGGATAAGCATTACGGATTTCAGCTGTACCAAAGTGATCCTAGTGGAAATTATGGAGGGTGGAAAGCCACATGCATTGGGAATAATAGTGCT GCAGCTGTGTCAATGCTGAAGCAAGACTACAAAGAAGGGGAAATGACCTTAAAGACTGCCCTGGCATTGGCCATTAAGGTTCTAAACAAGACCATGGATGTCAGCAAGCTCTCTGCTGAGAAAG TTGAAATTGCAACACTGACAAGAGAGAACGGAAAGACAGTAATAAGGGTTCTGAAGCAAAAGGAGGTGGAACAATTGATAAAACAacatgaggaggaggaagcaaaaGCTGAACgtgaaaagaaggagaaagaacaaaaagagaagGATAAATAG